In one Chitinophaga sancti genomic region, the following are encoded:
- a CDS encoding SusD/RagB family nutrient-binding outer membrane lipoprotein gives MKKLLINASLLVLLVAGFSSCKQRIEDDYQNPEQTTVANPGKLFNGLFLNERIHPSYWDYYTYLFAFTAPYSGLQTILPSSTMYLANTSYSDNRWRDYYNGANGNDYNYNGPGILNNYREMQTAFNTMSDAEQRKNLIYLKLSEVILCDQTSQMVDAFGDIPFSKANSLNLADRSIVFASYDDAAQIYDTLIYKLDQINNYLDTATVVSTESANLKIYDRMYAGDLTMWRRYTNSLRLRLLMRISNVSEAKAKPEIVNMLNNSSKYPVITSNDQDALVWESPTNLKSDLYDVFKDFRWAPKYLIDFMTTNNDPRVEVFFDADGTNGYKGFPYDGTEKDYTNGGYASYDSATFFYNYNLPGVLFTAAEVSFIKAEANERWGLGAAETPYAEGIAQSVKFFYNLNSRIYARSGAPRKWAALIEPSATAVSAYASSANIALSGSTQERLAKIYTQKWESFFVLQTVQAWSEYRRTGYPEIPVYTSTGTQTKPGVRFLYPSNESLYNTANYNAVRAKDTRDTKIFWDLN, from the coding sequence ATGAAAAAACTTTTGATAAATGCATCTCTTCTTGTCTTATTAGTAGCTGGCTTCAGCTCCTGTAAGCAAAGAATTGAAGACGATTACCAAAACCCGGAGCAAACGACAGTGGCAAACCCGGGTAAGCTGTTCAACGGCTTGTTCCTGAATGAAAGGATCCATCCTTCCTACTGGGATTACTATACTTACCTGTTCGCGTTTACAGCTCCTTACTCCGGCCTGCAAACCATCCTTCCATCCAGCACTATGTACCTGGCTAACACCTCTTACTCAGATAACCGCTGGAGAGATTATTATAACGGTGCTAACGGTAACGACTATAATTACAATGGTCCTGGTATCCTGAACAACTACCGTGAAATGCAGACTGCTTTCAACACCATGTCTGATGCAGAACAGAGAAAAAATCTGATATATCTGAAATTATCTGAAGTGATCCTTTGCGATCAGACATCTCAGATGGTAGATGCATTTGGTGATATTCCTTTCTCAAAAGCAAACTCCCTGAACCTCGCTGACCGTTCAATCGTGTTCGCTTCTTATGACGATGCTGCACAAATCTATGATACCCTGATCTACAAACTGGATCAGATCAATAACTACCTGGATACCGCTACCGTAGTTTCTACTGAAAGCGCTAACCTGAAAATCTATGACAGAATGTATGCTGGCGACCTCACCATGTGGCGTCGTTATACAAACTCTCTGCGTTTGCGTCTCCTGATGCGTATCTCCAATGTTAGCGAAGCAAAAGCTAAACCTGAGATCGTTAACATGCTGAACAACTCATCTAAATATCCTGTTATCACTTCTAACGACCAGGATGCACTGGTATGGGAAAGCCCAACCAACCTGAAAAGTGATCTGTATGATGTATTCAAAGATTTCAGATGGGCTCCTAAGTACCTGATCGATTTCATGACCACCAACAATGACCCTCGTGTTGAAGTATTCTTCGATGCAGATGGAACCAACGGTTACAAAGGGTTCCCTTATGATGGTACTGAAAAAGATTATACCAACGGCGGTTACGCATCTTATGACTCTGCAACTTTCTTCTATAACTATAACCTGCCAGGTGTACTGTTCACTGCCGCAGAAGTTAGCTTCATCAAAGCTGAAGCTAACGAAAGATGGGGCCTTGGAGCTGCTGAAACTCCATATGCTGAAGGTATCGCCCAGTCAGTTAAGTTTTTCTACAACCTGAACTCAAGGATCTACGCTCGTAGCGGTGCTCCAAGAAAATGGGCAGCGCTGATTGAACCATCTGCAACAGCCGTTAGTGCCTACGCAAGCAGCGCTAACATCGCGTTATCTGGTTCTACTCAGGAAAGACTGGCTAAGATCTATACACAGAAATGGGAAAGCTTCTTCGTTCTGCAGACTGTGCAGGCATGGTCAGAATACAGAAGAACCGGTTATCCTGAAATTCCAGTGTATACCTCCACTGGTACCCAGACTAAACCAGGTGTTCGCTTCCTGTATCCTTCAAACGAATCATTGTATAACACTGCAAACTACAATGCCGTTAGAGCTAAAGATACCCGCGATACTAAGATCTTCTGGGATCTTAACTAA
- a CDS encoding c-type cytochrome, with amino-acid sequence MKRLFLFLCLFTILSLAASAQHITWYQHIAPIIHTNCTPCHRPDEAGPFSLITYEDVAKRAAMVKRVTQSRYMPPWKADPHYVNYANERRLTDEEIALITDWADHQMPVGKNGKDKPDTILTSKVSRLPDLELTMKQAFIVKGDNVERFVVFKIPFELPDSMNVEAIRFITNNRKLIHHANYEIDDVPAEDLYNTQDYVNLTEEGNIRTAQYIPYRKRMIYYGGWIPGASYESYPPGIGWKMPKRGIILLTLHFAPLGKEEKSISGVQVYFTKKEVKRSIRAASIGSGGAGEKDIDPFFYIPANVVKTFRVKVGVPADESILYVWPHMHYIGKIFRAYCVTPEQDTIRLVSIPDWNVAWQEMYWFPQLKKLPKGSTIVVEGTYDNTAENPSNPNNPPQLIYSSGDMKSTDEMMTLVMVYLPYEKGDEKMEIKR; translated from the coding sequence ATGAAACGCCTGTTCCTGTTCCTATGCCTGTTCACGATCCTTTCGTTAGCTGCCAGCGCGCAGCACATTACCTGGTACCAACACATTGCACCCATTATTCACACTAACTGTACCCCCTGCCATCGCCCGGATGAAGCCGGCCCTTTCTCTCTGATCACTTACGAAGATGTTGCGAAACGTGCTGCTATGGTGAAAAGAGTGACCCAAAGCCGGTACATGCCACCATGGAAAGCAGATCCACATTATGTAAACTACGCGAATGAAAGAAGGCTTACCGATGAGGAAATAGCACTGATCACTGACTGGGCCGATCATCAGATGCCGGTTGGGAAAAATGGCAAGGACAAACCAGACACCATCCTTACGTCCAAAGTATCACGCCTGCCTGACCTGGAATTGACGATGAAGCAGGCCTTTATCGTGAAAGGCGATAATGTAGAACGCTTTGTCGTATTCAAGATCCCATTTGAGCTGCCTGACTCTATGAATGTAGAAGCCATCCGCTTTATTACTAACAACCGCAAACTGATCCACCACGCGAACTACGAAATTGACGATGTGCCTGCCGAAGATCTCTATAACACCCAGGACTATGTGAACCTTACAGAAGAGGGGAACATCAGAACCGCCCAATACATTCCCTACCGTAAGCGTATGATTTATTATGGTGGCTGGATTCCGGGCGCCTCCTATGAATCATATCCACCCGGTATTGGCTGGAAAATGCCAAAGAGAGGCATTATCCTGCTCACGCTACATTTTGCCCCCCTTGGTAAAGAAGAAAAAAGCATCAGTGGCGTGCAGGTATATTTTACAAAGAAAGAAGTAAAAAGGAGTATCCGGGCAGCAAGCATTGGCTCCGGTGGAGCAGGAGAAAAGGATATTGATCCGTTTTTCTATATCCCTGCCAACGTTGTAAAAACTTTCAGGGTCAAAGTTGGCGTTCCCGCTGATGAATCAATACTCTACGTCTGGCCCCATATGCACTATATCGGCAAAATCTTCCGGGCCTATTGTGTCACACCTGAACAAGACACCATTCGCCTGGTCTCCATTCCTGACTGGAATGTAGCCTGGCAGGAAATGTACTGGTTCCCTCAATTGAAAAAACTACCAAAGGGATCCACGATAGTCGTAGAAGGAACATATGATAATACCGCAGAAAATCCGTCGAATCCGAATAACCCTCCTCAGTTGATTTATAGTAGTGGTGATATGAAATCGACTGATGAGATGATGACACTCGTGATGGTTTACCTGCCCTATGAAAAGGGAGATGAAAAGATGGAAATTAAACGATGA